In Mixophyes fleayi isolate aMixFle1 chromosome 4, aMixFle1.hap1, whole genome shotgun sequence, the following proteins share a genomic window:
- the LOC142149660 gene encoding E3 ubiquitin/ISG15 ligase TRIM25-like, with translation MASADLRQKLNCSICLKIYRDPVTLRCGHSFCRICIDRVLDTQEESGAYTCPECRKRFQKRPALQRNITLCNIVGSFLSTQPDQEETGILCTYCVDSPVPAAKSCLHCEASLCDKHLRVHNTSAEHVLSDPTISFWNRKCSVHKKILEHYCTEDAVCICVSCCLIGEHRGHQLMSLDEASEKKKEKMRNVLQKLTTKREETEKRVQNLQEQRKEDQENAAAVTGRVTALFRDIRRQLEDLEKRVLSEISRQEKSVSLSVFDLIQQLEIEKDELSRKMRHIEELCNMSDPVTVLQGSDTSDLYDTEELCNMSDPVTVLQEPDTGDLCDTEELCNMSDPVTVLQGSDTCDLYDTENRERHDDQVHDVGDLDVGLILGKLHTLSDIITGIHTGIYVQEATDILLDVNTAADNIHISDDMKTASWSDIKQNHPVTPERFQYYQVLSTRRFSSGRHYWEVEIRESEYWRVGMCYPSIDRRGRHSGIGDNNKSWCLYRIHNQYSVIHDRKVIQLPDNIPCDRVRIYLDYEAEQLSFYSLCDPIRHLHTVTATFTEPLHAALFVGKGFIKISGSWEKSAQRLVERAI, from the coding sequence atggcgtctgctgatctgagacagAAGCTGAACTGTTCCATATGCCTGAAAATATATAGagatcctgtaacactgagatgtggacacagCTTCTGTCGGAtctgtattgatcgtgtgctggatacacaggaggaGTCTGGAGcttatacctgtcctgaatgcagaaaAAGGTTCCAAAAACGTCCTGCACTGCAGAGGAACATAACTCTGTGTAACATAGTGGGGAGCTTCCTGTCTACTCAGCCAGATCAGGAGGAGACCGGGATCTTATGTACTTACTGTGTGGactctcctgtacctgctgctaaatcctgtctGCATTGTGAGGCTTCACTGTGTGATAAACACCTGAGAGTACACAACACGTCAGCAGAACACGTCTTATCTGATCCTACCATTTCCTTTTGGAACAGAAAATGCTCCGTCCATAAGAAGATCCTGGAGCATTACTGCACTGAGGAcgctgtctgtatctgtgtgtcctgctGTCTGATCGGGGAACACAGAGGGCATCAGTTGATGTCCCTGGATGAGGCatctgagaagaagaaggagaaaatgagaaatgttctgcagaaactgaccacaaagagagaggagactgagaaaagagtccagaACCTACAGGAGCAAAGGAAAGAAGATCAGGAAAATGCAGCTGCTGTAACAGGGAGAGTAACAgccctgtttagagacatcaggagacagctggaagacctagagaagagagtcctgagtgagatctccaggcaggaaaagagcgtttcactctcagtctttgatctgatccagcagctggaaatagagaaggacgagctgtccaggaagatgcgtcacattgaggagctgtgtaacatgtctgatccagtgactgtcttacaaGGGTCAGACACAAGTGATTTGTATGATACTGAGgagctgtgtaatatgtctgatccagtgactgtcttacaggagccagacacaggtgacttgtgtgatactgaggagctgtgtaacatgtctgatccagtgactgtcttacaaGGTTCAGACACATGTGATTTGTATGATACTGAGAATAGAGAGAGACATGATGACCAGGTCCATGAtgtaggagatctggatgtgggtctcATCTTAGGGAAACTACAcacattatctgatataataacaggTATACATACAGGGATCTATGTGCAGGAGgctacagacatattactggatgtaaacacagctgctgataatatacatatatcagatgACATGAAAACTGCATCCTGGTCAGATATAAAACAGAATCATCCAGTaacaccagagagatttcagTATTATCAGGTATTAAGCACCAGGAGATTTTCCtcagggcgacattactgggaagtggagATCAGGGAATCAGAGTACTGGagggtagggatgtgttatcccagtatagacaggagaggaCGTCATTCAGGGATTGGAGATAATAACAAGTCCTGGTGTTTGTATAGAATTCATAATCAGTACTCAGTGATACATGACAGGAAAGTGATCCAGTTacctgacaatattccctgtgatagagtgaggatatatctggattatgaggctgaacagctgtccttttattctctgtgtgaccctatcagacacttacacaccgtcactgccaccttcactgagccccttcatgctgcacTATTTGTAGGGAAAGGTTTTATAAAAATATCTGGGAGTTGGGAGAAATCTGCCCAGAGACTGGTAGAGAGGGCAATCTGA